Proteins from one Ranitomeya variabilis isolate aRanVar5 chromosome 1, aRanVar5.hap1, whole genome shotgun sequence genomic window:
- the LOC143774747 gene encoding uncharacterized protein LOC143774747, which yields MLVEEEPSAAAAAAPAAAAEGSPRHSQSRRTRRRGRPSASQRAPAEEDDDDDDDIDIENLIEEVREREPLWNMADRRHADTGVTRRLWDEVCRNLFPRRESLHPQQQSKLVGKIRKRWRSLRDRFKREFNDEMKAPSGSAGRKRSKYKYGQALSFLRRTMLSRVTFSSHRAPASSSAPSGAIPPESATEGHVGRPHTSVPSSDPSVPSSDPSTSSAPSSGALLQASLLASDAEQLAFPLPHPSDPATSTPPLGSWRQRQRGQERSYAPEFLHLNASFQGSFKILGEQVTAGFNMVQSRISETSRETSSRLDRLHSAVSPDPANLFFQSMLMSMEKLSFEQQMRVMNTCHNAALQAINESTHTPPHTSTPIPPQAPFPHHTPHYQTQLQSPHQHHYQTPRQSHYPTQSQYPTQSPQQSRPPDQITSPMFSLLNFSLPPTPTPPPLWSASWFNPPFHCTPNK from the exons atgctagtggaggaggaaccaagt gctgctgctgctgctgctcctgctgctgccgctgaaggctctcccagacactcccagagtcggcggactcgtcgccgcggtcggccatca gcttcacagcgtgctcccgcagaagaggatgatgatgatgatgacgacattgatattgagaatctcatcgaggaggttcgcgagcgggagccgctgtggaacatggctgaccgcaggcatgctgataccggtgtcacccgtcggctctgggacgaagtgtgtcgcaacctgtttccaaggcgggagagccttcatcctcagcagcagagcaaactag ttggaaagattaggaagcggtggcggtcactgagggatcgctttaagagggaattcaacgatgagatgaaggccccgagtggctctgcaggaaggaagaggagcaaatataaatatggccaggccctctccttcctgaggcgaaccatgctaagcagagt caccttctccagccaccgggcgcctgcatcttcctctgcgccctctggagcgatccctcctgagtccgccactgagggccacgtcggtaggccccacacctctgtcccctcctctgacccctctgtcccctcctctgacccctctacttcatccgccccaagcagtggagcattattgcaggcttcattgctcgcatctgatgctgaacagttagcgttccctttaccccacccctctgatcctgccacctcgacaccaccattaggttcgtggcggcagcgacagaggggtcaggaaaggagctatgctcctgagttcttacacctgaatgcatccttccaaggctctttcaaaattttgggagagcaagtgactgctggtttcaacatggtgcagtcacgcatcagtgaaacaagccgtgaaaccagcagtcgcttggataggctgcattcagctgtaagtcccgatccggccaatctttttttccaatccatgctcatgagcatggagaagctttcttttgagcaacagatgcgggtaatgaatacctgccataatgctgcactgcaggccattaatgaatcgacacacacacctccccacacctccactccaattccaccccaggccccatttccacaccataccccccattaccaaacccagctccaatccccacaccagcaccattaccaaaccccacgccagtcccactaccctacccagtcacaatacccgacccagtccccacaacaatcccggcccccagaccaaattacttccccaatgttttccttactcaacttttctcttccccctaccccaacaccaccccccctctggtcagcctcttggtttaacccccccttccactgcaccccaaacaagtag